A DNA window from Niabella yanshanensis contains the following coding sequences:
- the aroQ gene encoding type II 3-dehydroquinate dehydratase, whose protein sequence is MKIAIINGPNLNLLGQREPGIYGSQGFDSFLEAMRARFPDLTIQYFQSNVEGELVNALQRFGNEADGIVLNPAAYTHTSVAIGDCIAAIKTPVVEVHISNVHAREDFRKLSHVSAKAAGTICGLGLDGYRLAIEYFINRS, encoded by the coding sequence ATGAAGATCGCAATTATAAATGGCCCTAATTTAAACCTGCTGGGACAGAGAGAGCCAGGTATTTATGGCTCACAAGGATTTGATTCATTTTTGGAAGCGATGAGAGCCCGTTTCCCGGATTTGACAATTCAGTACTTTCAAAGCAATGTGGAAGGGGAGTTGGTTAATGCGCTTCAGCGATTTGGAAATGAAGCTGATGGTATTGTGTTGAATCCCGCAGCCTATACGCATACTTCGGTGGCAATCGGAGATTGTATTGCGGCTATTAAAACACCGGTAGTGGAAGTTCATATCAGTAACGTGCATGCCAGGGAAGATTTTAGGAAATTATCTCATGTAAGCGCCAAAGCCGCAGGTACTATTTGTGGCTTAGGGTTGGATGGCTACAGGCTGGCAATTGAGTATTTTATTAACAGGAGTTGA
- a CDS encoding AraC family transcriptional regulator, with translation MVHHLNKIAFTQHKELQTLVENRRIYNLNGCELNIFESYETAYQVPLTFNDVVITSMIAGKKVMHLPNKPSFDYLPGETVIANAREEMLIDFPEASELNPSQCIALTLDGGYIAETVQYLNHHYNNTSEAGSWKLTFDHYHFRNNNEIASSLNKLIRICCSDDLAKNVYADLNLKELLIRLMQSQHLKVASAESLSHSNSSRLHYVLNYIQQHLSSKISVDLLSRKAYLGRNHFFKWFKEQLGITPLEYINQERIRLAKQLLTDKNNSIGEVSLQCGFNDVNYFVRLFKKIEGITPGAYQSVRL, from the coding sequence ATGGTACATCATTTAAATAAAATCGCTTTTACGCAACACAAAGAGTTGCAAACACTCGTTGAGAACAGGCGTATCTACAACCTGAACGGTTGTGAGCTTAATATTTTTGAATCCTATGAAACCGCTTACCAGGTACCGCTTACTTTTAATGATGTGGTGATCACCAGTATGATCGCGGGTAAAAAAGTAATGCATCTACCCAATAAACCATCATTTGATTATTTACCCGGAGAAACAGTTATAGCTAATGCCAGGGAGGAAATGCTGATCGATTTCCCTGAGGCTTCAGAGCTGAATCCGAGCCAGTGTATTGCATTGACATTGGATGGAGGCTACATAGCTGAAACCGTTCAGTACTTAAATCACCATTACAATAACACCAGCGAAGCTGGTTCCTGGAAGCTGACATTTGATCATTATCATTTTCGGAATAACAACGAGATCGCTTCATCATTGAACAAGCTGATACGCATTTGTTGCAGTGATGACCTGGCAAAAAATGTATACGCAGACCTGAACCTGAAGGAATTGCTGATACGGCTGATGCAAAGCCAGCACCTGAAAGTAGCCTCGGCAGAAAGCCTGTCTCACTCGAACAGCAGCCGGCTGCATTACGTACTTAATTACATACAGCAGCATTTAAGTTCTAAAATATCTGTAGACCTGTTGAGTCGCAAAGCCTACCTGGGCAGAAATCATTTTTTTAAATGGTTCAAAGAGCAGTTAGGTATTACGCCTTTGGAATATATCAACCAGGAACGCATTCGCCTTGCAAAACAATTACTGACTGATAAAAACAACAGTATTGGCGAGGTGAGTCTACAGTGTGGTTTTAATGATGTTAATTATTTTGTACGTCTTTTTAAGAAAATCGAAGGTATTACGCCGGGGGCTTACCAGTCTGTGCGGCTATAA